From Amphritea atlantica, a single genomic window includes:
- a CDS encoding DUF2796 domain-containing protein produces the protein MKLLGGVLLSLVAPVVVAEGFERQLESHEHGKADMAVVLEGSELQIEISSPAANIVGFEHAPVDEQQQQALTSVIAQLKQPERLFVFPEGSACNTVLAEVETTLVDSHDEHEHENEHEAGHDHEGDRDREGSDHSDFMLSYQFHCGSAELLNGFSLELFQYYPQMKHLQVQLIGPAGQSYQQLDSENRWVSF, from the coding sequence ATGAAGCTGTTGGGTGGAGTGTTATTATCACTGGTTGCGCCGGTCGTTGTTGCTGAAGGCTTTGAGCGCCAGCTCGAGAGTCATGAGCATGGTAAGGCAGATATGGCCGTGGTTTTGGAAGGCAGTGAGTTACAGATTGAGATTAGCTCTCCGGCGGCTAATATTGTTGGATTTGAGCATGCCCCTGTGGATGAGCAGCAACAGCAAGCGCTGACCTCAGTCATTGCACAGTTGAAACAGCCGGAGCGGTTGTTTGTTTTTCCTGAAGGCTCTGCCTGTAACACCGTTCTGGCAGAAGTTGAAACGACCCTGGTGGATAGCCATGATGAACACGAACATGAGAATGAGCATGAAGCCGGGCATGATCATGAAGGAGATCGCGATCGCGAAGGGTCTGATCACAGCGACTTCATGTTGTCATATCAGTTTCACTGCGGATCTGCAGAATTGTTAAATGGCTTTTCGCTGGAGCTATTTCAGTATTACCCACAGATGAAACATCTTCAGGTACAGTTAATTGGTCCAGCCGGACAAAGTTATCAGCAGCTGGACAGTGAAAACCGATGGGTGAGCTTTTAA
- a CDS encoding ABC transporter ATP-binding protein — protein MQEMKKTIIELDSVVFGWTEGQPVLNIPELSVASGERVFLKGPSGSGKSTLLNLIAGIHTPRQGSVRVLGEAVHHQGSAWRDNFRADHIGLIFQQFNLLPYLSVLDNVMLPCLFSKRRKARATERYGSLEEAATQLLKHLGMVSDALHGRGVTRLSIGQQQRVAAARALIGSPELIIADEPTSALDSDSRNGFLDLLIGECDLSGSTLVFVSHDSSLEAHFSQIISLRDINHAEELV, from the coding sequence ATGCAAGAGATGAAAAAAACGATTATTGAGCTGGATAGTGTTGTCTTCGGCTGGACTGAGGGGCAGCCTGTACTGAATATTCCAGAGCTGAGCGTTGCCTCCGGAGAACGGGTCTTTCTGAAAGGCCCATCGGGCAGTGGTAAAAGTACGCTGCTTAATCTGATCGCTGGAATACATACGCCCCGGCAGGGTAGTGTCAGGGTGTTGGGAGAGGCTGTGCATCATCAGGGTAGTGCCTGGCGGGATAATTTCAGGGCCGATCATATTGGATTAATATTCCAGCAGTTTAATCTGCTTCCCTACCTTTCTGTGCTGGATAATGTGATGTTGCCTTGCCTCTTTTCAAAGCGACGTAAAGCGCGGGCGACTGAACGGTACGGATCACTCGAGGAGGCCGCGACACAGCTGCTTAAACATCTGGGAATGGTCAGCGACGCGTTGCATGGCCGTGGGGTGACAAGGCTTAGTATCGGTCAGCAACAGCGGGTAGCTGCAGCCAGAGCGTTGATTGGTAGCCCTGAGCTGATCATCGCAGATGAGCCAACATCCGCACTGGACAGTGATAGCCGGAACGGTTTTCTTGACCTGCTGATCGGAGAGTGTGACTTGTCTGGCAGCACGCTGGTTTTTGTCAGCCATGACAGTTCACTGGAAGCGCACTTTAGTCAGATCATCTCATTGCGTGATATTAATCATGCAGAGGAGCTCGTGTGA
- a CDS encoding ABC transporter permease: MKVVLMLALRSLYNRRLTAIMTMISIAVSVALLLGVEKIRTEAKHSFSSTISGTDLIIGARSGSVQLLLYSVFRIGNATNNISWESYQQIASQQAVEWTIPISLGDSHRGYRVLGTMTDYFNHYRYGRNHALAFRKGLPFAALHDVVLGFEVAKTLGYQLGEKVVISHGTGSTSFSKHGDQPFTVVGILEPTGTPLDRTLHVSLEAIEAIHIDWRSGSYIPGSGGKAPLSERNLEPKQITAMLVGLKSKMSAFQLQRSVNNYRQEALQAILPGVALQELWGMLGIVESTLLIISAFVVATGLFGMLTVLLTSLNERRREMAILRSIGVRPWQICLLLVLETGGLTLAGMLLAMSFLYGGLAIFMPLIESHFGLFIELSLPGVYELKLLSLVFFTGLLCGVLPGYAAYRYSLADGMTVRL; encoded by the coding sequence GTGAAGGTCGTTTTGATGCTGGCATTGCGAAGCCTCTATAACCGGCGTCTGACTGCGATTATGACGATGATCTCGATCGCTGTGAGCGTCGCGCTGTTGCTTGGCGTAGAAAAAATAAGAACGGAAGCGAAGCATAGCTTTAGTTCTACCATCTCTGGTACGGACCTGATTATCGGGGCCCGTTCCGGGTCTGTGCAGTTGTTGTTGTACTCGGTATTCCGGATAGGCAATGCAACCAACAATATCAGTTGGGAGAGTTATCAGCAGATCGCATCCCAGCAAGCTGTGGAGTGGACGATTCCCATCTCTCTGGGAGACTCGCATCGGGGCTACCGGGTGCTGGGTACTATGACAGATTATTTTAATCATTACCGTTATGGGCGCAACCACGCCTTAGCCTTTCGCAAGGGGCTTCCGTTTGCCGCTCTGCATGATGTGGTGCTGGGGTTTGAGGTAGCGAAGACGCTGGGTTATCAGTTAGGTGAGAAAGTGGTTATCAGCCATGGCACTGGCAGCACCAGCTTTAGCAAACATGGAGATCAGCCCTTTACCGTCGTTGGTATTCTGGAGCCAACCGGAACGCCGCTTGACCGCACGCTGCATGTCAGTCTTGAAGCAATAGAGGCGATTCATATTGATTGGCGATCCGGTAGCTATATACCGGGGTCCGGTGGGAAGGCTCCGCTGTCGGAGCGTAATCTGGAACCAAAACAGATCACTGCGATGCTGGTGGGGCTGAAGTCAAAGATGTCAGCTTTTCAGTTACAAAGGTCAGTGAATAACTATCGCCAGGAAGCGTTACAGGCAATTCTGCCCGGAGTGGCACTACAGGAGCTCTGGGGGATGCTGGGCATCGTTGAAAGTACGCTGCTGATTATATCGGCTTTTGTGGTGGCAACCGGTCTGTTTGGTATGTTGACGGTGTTGCTGACCAGCTTAAATGAACGTCGTCGGGAGATGGCGATTTTACGGTCGATTGGTGTCAGGCCCTGGCAGATCTGTTTATTATTAGTGCTGGAAACCGGTGGTTTGACGCTGGCTGGTATGCTTCTGGCGATGAGTTTTCTCTATGGTGGCCTGGCTATCTTTATGCCATTAATTGAAAGCCATTTCGGTCTCTTCATCGAGTTAAGTTTGCCGGGAGTATATGAGCTTAAACTGCTGTCGCTGGTGTTTTTTACGGGTCTTCTGTGTGGCGTACTGCCAGGCTATGCTGCTTATCGTTACAGCCTTGCAGATGGTATGACAGTTCGTTTGTAA
- a CDS encoding DUF3299 domain-containing protein: MIHKIVILLTALLLISATAVRGETVNGERVEKIDWDSLMPADYSPMAAFDTSQFSSLDDYDPMAEIKLKAMMEALSSAPVVKDMDGKMIRIPGFVVPLVEEGLNVTEFFLVPYFGACIHVPPPPSNQIIHVTFEPGVNVENLYDAIWVVGTLSVKTTIHELGSSGYTLDAFRIEAYGE; encoded by the coding sequence ATGATACATAAAATAGTAATTCTGCTGACTGCTCTGCTGCTTATTAGTGCTACCGCTGTACGAGGGGAGACGGTGAATGGTGAGCGGGTTGAGAAGATCGACTGGGATAGCTTAATGCCCGCGGATTACTCGCCTATGGCGGCCTTCGATACCAGTCAGTTCTCCTCACTGGATGACTATGATCCAATGGCTGAGATAAAGCTTAAAGCGATGATGGAAGCGTTGAGTTCTGCGCCGGTAGTAAAAGATATGGATGGTAAAATGATCCGCATTCCAGGGTTTGTTGTGCCGCTGGTAGAGGAAGGGCTGAATGTAACTGAGTTCTTTCTGGTTCCCTATTTTGGGGCCTGTATTCATGTCCCGCCGCCGCCTTCCAATCAGATTATTCATGTAACCTTTGAGCCGGGGGTTAATGTAGAAAACCTTTATGATGCTATCTGGGTTGTTGGCACGTTGAGTGTTAAAACAACCATCCATGAGCTTGGTTCATCCGGGTATACGCTCGATGCCTTCAGAATAGAGGCTTATGGAGAGTGA
- the apbC gene encoding iron-sulfur cluster carrier protein ApbC, producing the protein MQNIKNIVAVASGKGGVGKSTTTVNLALAMAAEGYRVGILDADIYGPSMGTMLGVAPTTRPEPVGENAMKPVKAHGLEVMSIAFLIDDSQPMVWRGPMASGALQQLLTQTEWSDLDFLFVDMPPGTGDIQLTISQKVPVSGAVIVTTPQDIALLDARKGIEMFRKVDIPVLGIVENMSVHICSQCGHAEEIFGSGGGADLSRAYDAPLLGQLPLKMAIREAVDGGKPTLVADPEGPESQVYRSTARQVVDALKTRSGAQQAMPNISVNRD; encoded by the coding sequence ATGCAAAATATTAAAAATATTGTTGCTGTTGCGTCCGGTAAAGGGGGCGTGGGGAAGTCTACAACAACGGTAAATCTGGCTTTGGCGATGGCGGCAGAAGGGTATCGTGTGGGTATTCTGGATGCGGATATCTATGGCCCGAGTATGGGGACGATGCTGGGCGTTGCTCCGACAACCCGTCCTGAACCGGTCGGTGAAAACGCGATGAAGCCGGTTAAGGCGCACGGTCTGGAGGTGATGTCGATCGCCTTTCTGATTGATGACTCGCAGCCGATGGTATGGCGCGGACCGATGGCCAGTGGCGCTTTGCAGCAGTTGCTGACTCAGACCGAATGGAGTGATCTGGATTTCCTGTTTGTTGATATGCCGCCGGGTACCGGGGATATTCAGCTGACTATCTCCCAGAAGGTGCCGGTCAGTGGCGCTGTGATTGTCACCACACCGCAGGATATCGCTCTGCTGGATGCCCGTAAGGGGATCGAGATGTTTCGTAAGGTGGACATTCCGGTGTTGGGAATTGTTGAAAATATGAGTGTGCATATCTGCAGTCAATGCGGTCATGCTGAAGAGATCTTCGGCAGCGGTGGCGGTGCAGACCTGTCCCGTGCATACGACGCGCCGTTGTTGGGTCAGTTGCCGCTTAAAATGGCTATTCGGGAAGCGGTAGATGGCGGTAAGCCAACGCTGGTTGCAGATCCTGAAGGTCCGGAGTCTCAGGTCTACCGTTCGACTGCCCGTCAGGTTGTCGATGCATTAAAAACTCGTAGTGGCGCGCAGCAGGCGATGCCGAATATCTCGGTTAACCGGGACTAA
- a CDS encoding dCTP deaminase has product MGIKSDTWIRRTSIEQGMIEPFEPGQVRRRGDERLISYGTSSYGYDVRCADEFKIFTNINSSVVDPKNFDDGSFVDVKSDVCIIPPNSFALARTVEYFRIPRDVLTICLGKSTYARCGIIVNVTPLEPEWEGHVTLEFSNTTPLPAKIYANEGVAQMLFLGADEVCETSYKDRDGKYQGQTGVVVPRT; this is encoded by the coding sequence ATGGGTATCAAATCAGACACCTGGATTCGCCGCACTTCAATTGAACAGGGCATGATCGAACCGTTTGAACCGGGTCAGGTACGTCGTCGTGGTGACGAGCGACTGATCTCCTATGGTACATCCAGCTACGGTTATGATGTTCGTTGTGCCGATGAATTTAAAATTTTCACCAACATCAACTCTTCTGTCGTTGACCCGAAAAATTTCGATGACGGTAGTTTCGTCGATGTGAAGTCTGATGTTTGTATTATTCCGCCCAACTCTTTTGCTCTGGCGCGTACCGTTGAGTATTTTCGCATTCCCCGTGATGTGCTGACTATCTGCCTCGGCAAGAGCACTTATGCCCGTTGCGGTATTATCGTTAATGTGACACCGCTCGAGCCCGAGTGGGAAGGTCATGTGACGCTGGAGTTTTCAAACACGACGCCACTGCCGGCGAAGATTTACGCCAATGAGGGGGTTGCTCAGATGTTGTTCCTGGGGGCCGATGAGGTGTGTGAAACGTCCTACAAAGACCGTGATGGCAAATATCAGGGGCAAACAGGAGTGGTTGTTCCCCGTACATGA
- a CDS encoding MarR family transcriptional regulator, protein MENSQKALVLLRQIIRSTDMQEKDISRSTGVTPPQLMLMQTLRESTQLTTGELAKEMVLTQATVTSILDRLEKKELIARERGKEDKRKVWVSLTEKGTELMKGAPTTQQDIFVRNFEDMQNWEQSMIVSSLERIAFMLNAQHLDAAPLLDIGELDRSQQEFSKS, encoded by the coding sequence ATGGAAAACAGCCAGAAAGCATTGGTACTTCTGCGTCAGATTATTCGTTCTACCGATATGCAGGAGAAGGATATCAGCCGTAGTACGGGAGTTACCCCGCCACAATTGATGTTGATGCAAACACTGCGGGAAAGCACTCAGCTAACCACCGGTGAACTCGCTAAAGAGATGGTACTGACTCAGGCAACCGTCACCAGCATTCTCGACCGCCTGGAAAAAAAGGAACTGATCGCCCGCGAGAGAGGCAAAGAGGACAAACGAAAAGTCTGGGTCAGTCTGACCGAAAAAGGCACGGAGCTAATGAAAGGCGCTCCGACAACACAGCAGGATATTTTTGTCAGAAATTTCGAAGATATGCAGAACTGGGAGCAATCAATGATCGTTTCCAGCCTGGAGCGAATTGCATTTATGCTTAACGCACAGCACCTGGACGCAGCCCCACTATTAGATATCGGCGAGCTGGATCGATCCCAGCAGGAATTTTCAAAAAGCTGA
- the ectA gene encoding diaminobutyrate acetyltransferase encodes MDISSVTLRNPTAADGYAVNQLINNIPELDSNSCYCNLLQCSHFSDTSILAEYQGQVVGFISGYHKPQAPDTLFVWQVAVSPNARGCGLATQMLLQLLAAEANRSVSHVETTITEDNAPSWALFTRLASQCNALLERALIFDRSTHFNDQHDSELLVRIGPLHH; translated from the coding sequence ATGGATATCTCAAGCGTAACTTTACGCAACCCCACAGCTGCTGATGGTTATGCAGTGAATCAACTGATCAACAACATCCCGGAACTCGACAGTAACTCCTGTTATTGCAATCTGCTGCAATGCAGCCACTTTTCAGATACCTCGATACTCGCTGAATATCAGGGGCAGGTGGTTGGCTTTATCAGTGGCTATCATAAGCCGCAGGCACCTGACACGCTGTTTGTCTGGCAGGTAGCAGTTTCCCCGAACGCCCGTGGATGTGGACTTGCAACACAGATGCTGTTGCAGCTACTGGCAGCAGAAGCGAACCGTTCGGTGTCTCATGTTGAGACAACAATTACCGAAGATAACGCCCCTTCATGGGCCTTGTTTACGCGTCTGGCAAGCCAGTGTAATGCGCTCCTTGAGCGAGCTTTGATATTTGATCGTAGCACTCATTTTAATGATCAGCACGACTCCGAGCTTCTGGTCCGTATCGGTCCGCTCCATCACTAA
- the ectB gene encoding diaminobutyrate--2-oxoglutarate transaminase: MKIFEQIESEVQSYARSFPRVFNKAQGEHLYDEDGNRYLDFLAGAGTLNYGHNNPLFKEKLLEYIHADGITHGLDLHTKAKGEFLEAFNEKILKPRDLDYVMQFTGPTGTNAVEAALKLARNVTGRENIISFTNGFHGVTMGALAATGNSHHRGAAGVSLSGVSRMPFDGYLGDDIDTTVYLDKVLTDSSSGIDKPAAVIVETVQGEGGINVASVAWLQQLEKVCRKHEVLLIVDDIQAGCGRTGTYFSFEEAGIKPDIVTLSKSLGGYGLPFAVVLFRPELDQWKPGEHNGTFRGNNFAFVTAKAAIDHYWTDDAFASDIQRKGRYITERLEKFVEEYGDGNFSTRGRGMFQGINCVSGELADKITSKAFQNGLIIETSGADDQVIKLFCPLVISMENLAAGIDILENAIREVCAKEDSFPEQKKYFDQVSLAS, from the coding sequence ATGAAAATTTTTGAACAGATTGAATCTGAAGTTCAGTCGTATGCCCGTTCGTTCCCCCGTGTCTTTAATAAGGCCCAGGGAGAGCACCTCTACGATGAAGACGGAAACCGCTACCTTGATTTTCTGGCCGGTGCCGGAACCCTGAACTATGGTCATAACAACCCATTATTCAAAGAGAAGTTGCTGGAATATATCCATGCAGACGGTATCACCCACGGCCTGGATCTGCACACTAAAGCCAAAGGCGAGTTTCTCGAGGCGTTTAATGAAAAAATTCTTAAGCCGAGAGATCTGGATTACGTGATGCAGTTTACCGGTCCTACCGGAACCAATGCTGTTGAGGCAGCCCTGAAACTGGCACGAAATGTCACCGGCCGTGAAAACATTATCAGTTTCACTAACGGCTTCCATGGCGTAACGATGGGGGCTCTGGCGGCTACCGGTAACTCTCATCACCGGGGGGCTGCCGGTGTCAGTCTGAGCGGTGTCAGCCGGATGCCTTTTGATGGCTATCTGGGAGATGATATCGATACCACAGTGTATCTGGATAAAGTCCTGACAGATTCCAGTAGTGGTATCGATAAGCCAGCCGCGGTCATCGTAGAAACGGTCCAGGGTGAGGGGGGCATTAACGTAGCCTCTGTTGCATGGCTGCAACAGCTGGAAAAAGTCTGTCGTAAACACGAGGTGTTGCTGATTGTTGATGACATTCAGGCGGGCTGTGGCCGAACGGGCACCTACTTCAGCTTTGAAGAAGCGGGCATTAAACCGGATATCGTCACGTTGTCTAAATCCCTGGGTGGTTATGGCTTACCTTTTGCCGTCGTTCTGTTCCGTCCGGAACTGGATCAGTGGAAGCCTGGTGAGCATAACGGTACTTTCCGTGGCAACAACTTCGCTTTTGTTACTGCAAAGGCCGCGATTGATCATTATTGGACCGACGACGCCTTTGCCTCCGATATTCAGCGTAAAGGGCGCTATATCACCGAGCGACTGGAGAAATTTGTTGAAGAGTATGGTGATGGCAATTTCTCCACCCGGGGTCGGGGCATGTTCCAGGGTATCAACTGCGTCAGCGGTGAACTGGCAGACAAAATTACCTCCAAAGCGTTCCAGAATGGTCTGATTATCGAAACCAGTGGTGCTGATGATCAGGTCATTAAGTTGTTTTGTCCTCTGGTTATCAGCATGGAGAACCTGGCCGCCGGTATCGATATTCTTGAGAACGCGATACGTGAAGTCTGCGCTAAAGAGGATAGCTTCCCCGAGCAGAAAAAGTATTTTGATCAGGTTTCTCTGGCCAGTTAA
- a CDS encoding ectoine synthase, which translates to MIVRDLATAEQSNRRIVSPDGNWESTRMLLKDDNMGFSFHITTIYKYADFGMHYQNHLESVYCISGEGEVETVNDGKKYPIKPGTLYILDKNDKHILRAFEEMQMACVFNPPLNGKEVHNAEGAYELNAETVTV; encoded by the coding sequence ATGATTGTACGTGATTTAGCAACAGCCGAGCAGAGTAATCGTCGGATTGTATCTCCCGACGGTAACTGGGAAAGCACCCGGATGCTGCTGAAAGATGACAATATGGGATTCTCTTTTCACATTACCACTATCTATAAATACGCTGATTTTGGTATGCATTACCAGAACCACCTGGAGTCGGTGTACTGCATATCGGGTGAAGGCGAGGTTGAAACGGTGAATGATGGTAAGAAATATCCGATTAAGCCCGGCACTCTGTATATTCTTGATAAAAACGATAAGCATATCTTACGCGCATTTGAAGAGATGCAGATGGCGTGTGTCTTTAATCCACCGCTGAATGGCAAAGAGGTGCATAACGCGGAAGGGGCTTATGAGTTAAATGCAGAAACTGTGACGGTCTGA
- the thpD gene encoding ectoine hydroxylase: MTGEQESEDLYPSRQGVHQFSARQDPTVYAPRGSVAPVSEQQINDYAEQGFMVLEDLFSAVEVKMFQQELERLRNDAAVKQSGETITEPESGEVRSIFRVHENSPLFRKLAADPRLAELARYILNDNVYIHQSRLNYKPGFRGKEFYWHSDFETWHTEDGMPRMRALSMSITLTENFDYNGPLMLVPGSHQQYAACAGETPENHFQASLKKQEYGVPSDDQLKQMVDSGGIVSAKCKPGSVIVFDCNVMHGSNGNITPEPRSNVFFVYNALSNRVVAPFCDQPPRPEYICSRENIMALPVAD; the protein is encoded by the coding sequence ATGACGGGTGAGCAAGAGAGCGAAGACTTATATCCTTCGCGACAGGGTGTTCATCAGTTTTCAGCACGGCAGGACCCAACGGTTTATGCCCCCCGGGGAAGCGTCGCGCCGGTCTCTGAACAGCAGATAAACGATTATGCTGAGCAGGGCTTTATGGTGCTGGAGGATCTTTTTTCCGCCGTTGAAGTAAAGATGTTTCAGCAGGAGCTGGAACGGTTACGTAACGATGCTGCAGTAAAACAGTCGGGCGAAACCATTACTGAGCCAGAAAGCGGTGAAGTGCGCTCCATCTTTCGGGTGCATGAAAACAGCCCGCTGTTCAGGAAGCTCGCTGCGGATCCACGTCTGGCAGAGCTGGCACGGTATATTCTCAATGATAATGTGTATATCCATCAGTCGCGCCTGAACTATAAACCAGGCTTCCGGGGGAAGGAATTTTACTGGCACTCTGACTTTGAGACCTGGCATACCGAGGATGGAATGCCCCGGATGCGGGCACTGAGTATGTCGATTACATTGACGGAGAACTTTGATTATAACGGTCCGTTGATGCTGGTCCCCGGATCGCATCAACAATACGCGGCCTGCGCCGGAGAGACCCCTGAAAATCACTTTCAAGCCTCGCTGAAAAAACAGGAATATGGTGTACCTTCTGATGATCAGTTAAAACAGATGGTTGATTCCGGTGGTATTGTCAGCGCTAAGTGCAAACCCGGGAGCGTGATCGTCTTTGATTGTAATGTGATGCATGGTTCGAACGGGAATATCACACCGGAGCCGCGTTCCAATGTGTTCTTTGTCTATAACGCACTGAGCAACCGGGTTGTTGCACCTTTTTGTGATCAGCCTCCCCGTCCGGAATATATCTGTAGCCGGGAAAATATTATGGCGCTTCCGGTTGCCGACTGA
- a CDS encoding aspartate kinase, translated as MHTIEKIGGTSMSDYVSVRDNIIFKPSNPDTLYQRVFVVSAYGGITDKLLEHKKSGQPGVFGLFASSIEDKSWLQALEQLKCEMYDLNLQLFGKGELLIRANNFIDERLQDAQKCLTDLHSLCMHGHFALDAHLATVREMLASIGEAHSAWNMVELLKRDGVNACYIDLTGWDTDRHMSLDDRIRSAFQSIDLNAQLPVVTGYAHSEDGLMSSFDRGYSEMTFSRLAVLTKAREAVIHKEFHLSSADPRLVGEENAVPIGRTNYDVADQLANLGMEAIHPKAAKGLRQHDVPLRVKNTFEPEHTGTLITGDYVSDTPRVEIIAGCKGVYALELFDQDMAGSIEDYDREILALIKRFRARIVSKDMNANTITHYLATNLKTVKRIRTALAERFPEAELDQKKVAIASAIGSDMEVPGILAKAVSAIAEGNISVLAIHQSMRQVDMQFVIEEADYDHAVKSLHKALVEVHDHGRAICLAAYPVQPLN; from the coding sequence ATGCATACCATAGAAAAGATCGGCGGCACATCGATGTCTGATTATGTGTCGGTCCGGGATAACATTATTTTTAAACCCTCTAATCCAGACACACTTTACCAGCGGGTGTTTGTTGTTTCAGCTTATGGCGGAATAACAGATAAGTTGCTGGAGCATAAGAAGAGTGGTCAGCCGGGTGTTTTTGGCCTGTTTGCCAGTAGCATTGAAGACAAAAGCTGGTTGCAGGCTCTGGAGCAGCTTAAATGTGAAATGTATGATCTGAATCTGCAGCTGTTCGGTAAAGGTGAGCTGCTGATCCGGGCGAATAATTTTATTGATGAGCGTCTTCAGGATGCCCAGAAATGTCTGACGGATCTGCACAGCCTGTGTATGCACGGTCATTTTGCACTGGATGCTCACCTGGCAACAGTACGTGAGATGTTAGCCAGTATTGGTGAAGCCCACAGTGCCTGGAATATGGTTGAGCTGCTAAAGCGCGATGGGGTTAATGCCTGTTATATTGATCTGACCGGCTGGGATACTGACCGGCACATGTCTCTCGATGACCGTATTCGTTCGGCCTTCCAGAGTATTGATCTGAATGCCCAGTTACCGGTAGTGACCGGCTATGCCCACAGTGAAGATGGCCTGATGTCCTCTTTCGACCGGGGTTACAGTGAGATGACGTTCAGCCGCCTGGCAGTGCTGACCAAAGCCCGGGAAGCGGTTATTCATAAAGAGTTTCACCTCAGCAGTGCTGATCCACGTCTGGTTGGTGAGGAGAATGCGGTGCCGATCGGACGGACCAACTATGATGTGGCTGACCAGTTAGCCAATCTGGGTATGGAAGCGATCCACCCGAAAGCGGCAAAAGGTTTGCGCCAGCATGATGTGCCGTTGCGGGTCAAAAACACCTTTGAGCCTGAACACACTGGCACCCTGATTACCGGCGACTATGTCAGCGATACCCCGCGGGTCGAGATTATAGCCGGCTGCAAAGGGGTCTATGCTCTGGAGCTGTTTGATCAGGATATGGCCGGCAGCATCGAAGATTATGACCGGGAGATCCTGGCACTGATTAAGCGCTTCCGCGCACGTATTGTGTCCAAGGATATGAATGCCAACACCATCACACATTACCTTGCCACCAACCTGAAAACGGTCAAACGTATCCGTACCGCACTGGCTGAACGGTTTCCCGAAGCGGAACTGGATCAGAAAAAGGTGGCGATCGCTTCTGCCATTGGCAGTGATATGGAGGTGCCGGGGATTCTGGCAAAAGCAGTGTCCGCTATAGCTGAAGGCAATATCAGTGTGCTGGCGATTCATCAGTCGATGCGGCAGGTGGATATGCAGTTTGTGATTGAAGAAGCCGATTATGATCACGCCGTTAAAAGTCTCCATAAGGCGTTGGTGGAAGTGCATGATCATGGGAGGGCGATCTGTCTGGCGGCCTATCCAGTGCAGCCTCTCAACTGA